In Deltaproteobacteria bacterium, a single genomic region encodes these proteins:
- a CDS encoding protein kinase, giving the protein MRYGALPGDDDVLHAGDVVLGGRYRVVGVLGRGGMATVYAAVRGERGDEVALKLLHAKAASRADVEYRLRNEVELVAELGDHPHIVRPLEAGRLRECDDLPFVISARACGRPLSRILASERALPAARAVRIGLDIASALLALHARRIVHRDVKPENIVVDEAGGREHARLVDFGLASREPSDAGAPRVTAVFERPGTTLYMSPEQASGAAARCAFDVFAWGVTMHEMLAGVAPLAGLAAGELVARKLDPAEPAPSLRRLQLELPDALVELVDACMAREPERRPSMVHVQAQLEQVLDRLGGSTDTLAPAVTDERTSESTAPGEPRESPRWPRVAVLAAILPVCGLIGWWWLRSPAPHVDEPGVARPIAVDVGGDEGGAAVVPASAATASPGGASLPAVAPSVDAQEPQLAPSVATTPVSAPSVPVAAPSASTSPIAERPSSTGRTPTPSQPIDDPNGAVCAALRAQTDAAEERGDFNAVLVGLRRKGCWVDKRAARRRQAAAHYQLGQFRRCAQLTERAGDPETAAIGEMCRARAEATP; this is encoded by the coding sequence ATGCGCTACGGCGCCCTGCCAGGCGACGACGATGTGCTCCACGCGGGCGACGTGGTGCTCGGCGGTCGCTATCGCGTCGTCGGCGTGCTCGGCCGCGGCGGCATGGCCACCGTCTATGCTGCCGTCCGGGGCGAGCGCGGTGACGAGGTCGCGCTCAAGCTCCTGCATGCGAAGGCGGCCAGCCGTGCCGACGTCGAGTACCGCCTTCGCAACGAGGTCGAGCTGGTCGCCGAACTCGGCGATCATCCGCATATCGTGCGCCCGCTCGAGGCTGGTCGGCTGCGCGAGTGCGACGATCTGCCGTTCGTGATCTCGGCGCGCGCTTGCGGGCGACCGTTGTCCCGCATCCTCGCCAGCGAACGCGCATTGCCGGCCGCCCGCGCGGTTCGCATCGGGCTCGACATTGCGAGTGCGCTGCTTGCCCTGCATGCGCGGCGCATCGTGCATCGCGACGTGAAGCCGGAGAACATCGTGGTCGATGAGGCCGGTGGTCGCGAGCACGCGCGGCTGGTCGACTTCGGGTTGGCGTCGCGGGAGCCGAGCGATGCCGGTGCACCGCGGGTGACCGCGGTGTTCGAGCGACCCGGGACCACGCTCTACATGTCGCCCGAGCAGGCCTCGGGTGCCGCGGCGCGCTGCGCCTTCGATGTGTTCGCGTGGGGCGTCACCATGCACGAGATGCTCGCGGGCGTCGCACCGCTGGCGGGCCTGGCCGCCGGCGAGCTGGTCGCGCGCAAGCTCGATCCCGCCGAGCCGGCGCCCTCGCTCCGGCGTTTGCAGCTCGAGCTCCCCGATGCGCTCGTCGAGCTGGTGGACGCCTGCATGGCCCGCGAGCCCGAGCGGCGGCCCTCGATGGTGCACGTGCAGGCGCAGCTCGAGCAGGTGCTCGATCGGCTCGGCGGGTCGACCGACACACTCGCGCCCGCCGTCACCGACGAGCGGACGAGCGAGAGCACCGCGCCAGGCGAGCCCCGGGAGTCGCCGCGGTGGCCTCGCGTCGCCGTGCTTGCGGCGATCCTGCCCGTGTGTGGACTGATCGGCTGGTGGTGGCTGCGCTCGCCGGCACCGCACGTCGACGAGCCCGGTGTCGCGCGCCCGATCGCAGTGGACGTCGGAGGCGACGAGGGTGGGGCCGCGGTCGTGCCTGCGAGCGCGGCAACCGCATCGCCCGGCGGGGCGAGTCTGCCGGCCGTCGCGCCCTCGGTTGACGCGCAAGAGCCCCAGCTTGCGCCGTCGGTCGCCACGACGCCCGTGTCGGCGCCGTCGGTGCCCGTGGCCGCGCCGTCCGCCTCGACGTCCCCGATCGCCGAGCGGCCGTCGTCCACCGGTCGGACGCCGACGCCGTCGCAGCCGATCGACGACCCCAACGGTGCGGTCTGTGCCGCGCTGCGTGCACAGACCGATGCCGCCGAGGAACGTGGCGACTTCAACGCGGTGCTGGTGGGCTTGCGTCGCAAGGGATGCTGGGTCGACAAGCGGGCTGCCCGTCGTCGCCAGGCCGCCGCGCACTATCAGCTCGGGCAGTTCCGGCGTTGTGCGCAGCTGACCGAGCGCGCGGGTGACCCCGAGACCGCCGCGATCGGCGAGATGTGCCGTGCCCGCGCGGAGGCGACCCCCTAG